One part of the Streptomyces sp. NBC_00286 genome encodes these proteins:
- a CDS encoding SixA phosphatase family protein: MNAPAGAPPRRRLVILRHAKSAWPDGVADHERPLAPRGRRDAPAAGRALVGADLRPDLALCSTAVRARQTWELAAAEWATPPPVRHDPRLYVADVPELLATVHEVADEVRTLLLIGHNPGLEELVLTLAGDSLDDALDEVRTKFPTSAIAVLTWYGDTWRSLGPGMALLTDMKVPRGKKEPDKKTRDKKG; the protein is encoded by the coding sequence GTGAACGCGCCCGCCGGAGCGCCCCCGAGACGCCGCCTGGTCATCCTGCGGCACGCAAAATCGGCCTGGCCGGACGGTGTCGCCGACCACGAACGACCGCTCGCACCGCGTGGCCGCCGCGACGCCCCGGCCGCCGGACGCGCCCTCGTCGGTGCCGACCTGCGGCCGGACCTGGCGCTCTGCTCGACCGCCGTACGCGCCCGCCAGACCTGGGAACTGGCCGCGGCGGAATGGGCCACACCTCCTCCCGTACGCCACGATCCACGGCTGTACGTGGCCGACGTACCCGAGTTGCTGGCAACGGTGCACGAAGTGGCCGACGAGGTCAGGACGTTGCTGCTGATCGGGCACAACCCCGGGCTCGAGGAACTGGTGCTCACCCTGGCCGGAGACAGCCTCGACGACGCGCTGGACGAGGTCCGCACGAAGTTCCCGACGTCGGCGATCGCGGTCCTCACCTGGTACGGCGACACCTGGCGCTCCCTCGGCCCCGGCATGGCCCTCCTCACCGACATGAAGGTTCCGCGCGGCAAGAAGGAGCCGGACAAGAAAACGCGGGACAAGAAGGGCTGA